A window from Chrysemys picta bellii isolate R12L10 chromosome 2, ASM1138683v2, whole genome shotgun sequence encodes these proteins:
- the LOC135981116 gene encoding myb/SANT-like DNA-binding domain-containing protein 2: MESSQDRKRAPAWTEREVRDLLAIWGDEAVIAELRSSKRNGKVLEKISKAMKDRGHNRDTQQCRVKIKELRQAYHKAREANGRSGAEPQTCRYYAELHAILGGAATTTPTVCYDSLTGETHREDGTGNEEDDDGGTVGSSQQQGSRETGFPNSQDMFVTLDLEPVTPELTQDPQGTQETSAANVSPSQRLVNIRKRKRRTRDDMFTELQMSSQADRAQQNLWRQSMSEMRKAQYEREERWRAESRDEQSKWRAEDDRWRQLADRRQEAMLRLLEHQTDMLERMVELQERQQ; this comes from the exons atggagtcctcccaggatcgcaaaagagctccagcatggaccgaacgggaggtacgagatctgctcgccatatggggagatgaagcagtgatagctgaactccgtagcagtaaaagaaatggaaaagtattagaaaagatctccaaggccatgaaggaccgaggccataacagggacacacagcagtgccgcgtgaaaattaaggagctacggcaagcttaccacaaagccagagaagcaaacggaaggtccggggcagagccgcaaacttgccgctactacgcggagctgcatgcgatcctagggggtgcagccaccactaccccaaccgtgtgctatgactctctcactggagaaacacacagggaagacggtacggggaacgaggaagatgacgatggaggtactgtaggtagctcacagcagcaaggaagcagagaaaccggtttccccaacagccaggatatgtttgtgaccctggacctggaaccagtaacccccgaactcacccaagaccctcagggcacacaggagacctctg ctgcaaatgtttctccttcgcagaggctcgtgaacattagaaagagaaaacgtaggacgagggacgatatgttcacggagctgcagatgtcctcccaggctgatagagcacagcagaatttgtggaggcagtcaatgtcggagatgagaaaagcccaatatgaacgagaggagaggtggcgggctgaatcgcgggatgaacagagcaagtggcgggctgaagacgataggtggcgtcagcttgcagacagacggcaagaggcaatgctccgtctgctggagcatcaaactgatatgctcgagcgtatggttgagttgcaggaaaggcagcagtag